A single Drosophila miranda strain MSH22 chromosome XR, D.miranda_PacBio2.1, whole genome shotgun sequence DNA region contains:
- the LOC108152750 gene encoding insulin-degrading enzyme: MYFSCRKSIFTITALLSRRLNTQKSQFIAAQRSFGSFPKSKMTLSETNSQKLLPKKPEQMEPILRLNNIEKSQQDTRDYRGLQLENGLKVLLISDPNTDVSAAALSVQVGHMSDPQNLPGLAHFCEHMLFLGTEKYPHENGYTTYLSQSGGSSNAATYPLMTKYHFHVAPDKLDGALDRFAQFFIAPLFTPSATEREINAVNSEHEKNLPSDLWRIKQVHRHLAKPDHAYSKFGSGNKTTLSEIPKSMNIDVREELLKFHKEWYSANIMCLAVIGKESLNELESMVMEKFSEIENKSVAVPEWPRHPYGEDRYGQKVKIVPIKDVRSLTISFTTDDLTKFYKSGPDNYLTHLIGHEGKGSILSELRRLGWCNDLMAGHQNTQNGFGFFDIVVDLTQEGQEHVDDIVNIIFQYLRMLREEGPKKWIFDECVKLNEMRFRFKEKEQPENLVTHAVSSMQIFPLEEVLIAPYLSNEWRPDLINGLLDELRPSKSRIVIVSQSFEPTCDQAEPYYKTKYGLERIPTDIVQSWEKCDLNENLKLSLPNSFIPTNFDIAHVPSDGPKHPTIILDTPILRVWHKQDNQFNKPKACMRFDMSNPLASLDPLNCNLNHMMVMLLKDQLNEYLYDAELANLKLNVVGKSGGIDFTIHGFSDKQVVLLEKLLDHLFDFRVDEKRFDILKEEYVRSLKNFKAEQPYQHSIYYLALLLTENAWANVELLDAMELVTYDRVNNFAKEFFQRLHTECFIFGNVTKQHATEVAGRVNTRLEATNASKLPILARQMLKKREYKLLAGDSYLFEKENEYHKSSCTQLYLQCGAQTDHTNIMVNLVSQVLSEPCYDCLRTKEQLGYIVFSGVRKVNGANGIRIIVQSAKHPTFIEDRIENFLQTYLQAIEDMPLDEFERHKEALAVKKLEKPKTIFQQFIQFYGEIAMQTYHFEREEAEVAILRKISKSDFVDYFKKFIAKDGGERRVLSVHIVSKQTDENVPESKEEEPLEITNMERHKCISDIVAFKSCKELYPIALPFLDIKAKGARSKL; the protein is encoded by the exons ATGTATTTTTCCTGTAGAAAATCGATTTTCACCATAACAGCTCTTCTAAGTCGACG ATTGAATACACAAAAGTCACAGTTTATAGCTGCTCAGCGATCATTTGGCTCGTTTCCTAAATCCAAGATGACTCTGAGCGAGACAAATTCCCAAAAACTATTACCGAAAAAGCCAGAGCAAATGGAGCCAATTCTGCG GTTAAACAACATCGAGAAATCGCAGCAGGACACCCGCGACTACCGAGGCCTTCAATTGGAAAATGGCCTTAAAGTACTGCTCATCAGCGATCCAAACACCGATGTGTCAGCTGCTGCACTCTCCGTTCAAGTGGG CCACATGTCTGACCCACAAAATCTTCCCGGACTGGCTCACTTCTGCGAGCACATGCTGTTCTTGGGCACGGAGAAGTATCCGCATGAGAATGGCTACACGACATACCTCTCGCAGagcggtggcagcagcaacgccgCCACCTATCCCCTCATGACGAAGTACCACTTCCACGTGGCACCTGACAAGCTTGACGGAGCCTTGGATCGCTTTGCCCAGTTCTTTATTGCTCCACTGTTCACGCCCAGtgccacagagagggagatcAATGCA GTCAACTCGGAGCATGAGAAGAATTTGCCCAGCGATCTGTGGCGCATCAAACAGGTGCATCGGCACTTGGCCAAGCCGGATCATGCGTATAGTAAATTTGGTAGCGGCAACAAGACCACGCTCTCCGAAATACCCAAGTCCATGAACATTGATGTGCGCGAGGAACTGCTTAAATTCCACAAAGAGTGGTACTCGGCCAACATAATGTGCCTGGCTGTCATTGGAAAAG AATCCCTCAACGAACTGGAGAGCATGGTCATGGAGAAGTTCTCTGAAATCGAGAACAAAAGCGTGGCGGTGCCAGAATGGCCACGTCACCCGTATGGAGAGGATCGTTACGGACAGAAGGTGAAAATAGTCCCCATCAAAGATGTCCGCTCGTTGACAATCAGCTTTACCACAGACGATTTAACAAAGTTCTACAAATCGGGC CCCGACAACTATTTGACACACCTTATCGGCCACGAGGGAAAGGGAAGCATATTGTCTGAGCTGCGACGGCTGGGCTGGTGCAATGA TCTAATGGCCGGACATCAGAACACACAAAACGGCTTTGGGTTCTTTGACATTGTGGTGGACCTAACACAGGAGGGCCAGGAGCATGTGGATGATATTGTGAATATTATATTTCAGTATTTGCGCATGCTGCGCGAAGAGGGTCCCAAGAAGTGGATATTTGATGAATGCGTTAAGCTAAATGAAATGAGGTTTCGGTTCAAGGAAAAGGAACAGCCGGAGAATTTGGTCACGCATGCCGTGTCCTCCATGCAGATATTTCCCTTGGAAGAAGTCCTCATTGCACCATATTTGAGCAACGAATGGCGGCCAGATTTGATTAACGGTCTACTGGATGAGTTGAGGCCCTCCAAAAGTCGAATTGTAATTGTTAGCCAAAGCTTTGAGCCGACCTGTGACCAGGCAGAGCCCTACTACAAAACCAAGTACGGATTGGAGCGCATACCCACGGATATTGTGCAA AGCTGGGAAAAGTGTGATCTGAATGAGAACCTCAAACTGTCACTGCCAAACAGCTTTATACCAACCAACTTCGACATTGCCCATGTTCCAAGTGACGGACCCAAGCATCCGACCATTATCCTGGACACGCCCATTTTGAGGGTGTGGCACAAGCAGGACAATCAGTTTAACAAGCCCAAGGCGTGCATGCGGTTCGATATGTCCAATCCGCTTGCCTCCCTGGACCCACTCAATTGCAATTTAAATCATATGATGGTTATGCTCTTAAAGGATCAGCTCAACGAGTATCTGTACGATGCGGAATTGGCAAACTTAAAACTAAATGTTGTGGGAAAATCAGGTGGCATTGAT TTCACGATTCATGGCTTCAGTGACAAGCAAGTTGTGTTGCTGGAGAAACTGTTGGATCACTTATTTGACTTTCGCGTGGATGAGAAAAGATTCGATATATTGAAGGAGGAATATGTGCGTTCACTGAAAAACTTTAAGGCCGAGCAACCGTATCAGCATTCCATCTACTATTTGGCTTTGTTATTGACAGAAAATGCCTGGGCGAATGTTGAGCTACTGGACGCTATGGAAC TTGTCACCTACGATAGAGTCAATAACTTTGCCAAAGAGTTCTTCCAACGCCTGCACACAGAGTGCTTTATTTTCGGTAATGTGACCAAGCAGCATGCCACCGAAGTAGCTGGTCGCGTCAACACACGCTTGGAGGCCACCAATGCCTCTAAACTACCCATTCTAGCCCGCCAGATGCTCAAGAAACGAGAGTATAAGCTTTTAGCTG GCGACAGCTATCTTTTTGAAAAGGAGAACGAGTACCACAAGAGCTCCTGCACGCAGCTCTATCTGCAATGTGGCGCACAAACGGATCACACAAACATTATGGTCAATCTAGTGTCTCAGGTGCTGTCCGAGCCCTGCTACGACTGTCTGCGGACCAAGGAGCAGCTCGGGTATATTGTCTTTAGTGGCGTCCGTAAGGTAAACGGTGCCAATGGTATACGCATCATTGTGCAGTCGGCAAAGCATCCGACATTTATCGAAGATCGTATCGAGAACTTTCTACAGACGTATCTG CAAGCCATTGAGGACATGCCTTTGGATGAATTCGAGCGTCACAAAGAAGCGCTGGCCGTTAAGAAGCTTGAGAAGCCGAAGACCATATTCCAGCAATTCATCCAGTTCTATGGCGAAATAGCCATGCAAACGTATCACTTTGAGCGAGAGGAGGCCGAGGTCGCAATACTCCGCAAGATTTCAAAGTCCGACTTTGTGGATTATTTCAAG AAATTCATAGCTAAGGACGGGGGCGAGCGTCGCGTTCTGTCCGTGCACATTGTGTCCAAGCAAACGGACGAGAATGTGCCTGAGTCTAAGGAGGAAGAGCCACTGGAGATCACAAATATGGAGCGTCACAAGTGCATCAGCGACATTGTAGCCTTCAAGTCGTGCAAGGAACTATATCCGATCGCATTGCCATTCCTCGACATCAAGGCCAAGGGTGCACGCAGTAAACTGTGA
- the LOC108152751 gene encoding uncharacterized protein LOC108152751, with translation MPKAESLPSEGLALGWILCVACATLFSTGLAQVDDIDNAVNSTINDTEPIQEHPSEVQKAVCTVTAGEIKASAEAVTTKTLKGVCGSDEMNLAFKNLETKLYAELREIKWLLEQVAMANSVEISAAPPPPPVTQRNAPPNNVKLDEILKAMETKASTKKMPILKELATNHNALQGVRDEEVNKFNNTMLADQDFKLFTYYWKLENFTNRIEDLSTSSVNSPIFSIRGKSLQLRCTFHHLNRELLNLQLGYAHVLPGDQKNIVLDMGGIFKTMKHWTDGTPFKHKISILDQNYSHRKAKDLGSQELTKLETGFSIPHSALLGSTYIKQNSLLIQIILYL, from the exons ATGCCTAAGGCCGAGTCGTTACCTTCGGAAGGTCTCGCATTGGGTTGGATCTTGTGTGTGGCATGTGCCACGCTGTTTTCCACAGGTTTGGCCCAGGTGGACGACATTGACAATGCCGTCAACAGCACCATCAACGATACAGAGCCCATCCAAGAACATCCCAGTGAGGTCCAAAAAGCGGTATGCACTGTGACTGCTGGTGAGATCAAAGCGTCTGCCGAAGCTGTTACTACAAAGACCCTAAAGGGAGTCTGTGGATCGG ACGAAATGAACTTGGCCTTCAAAAACCTAGAGACCAAACTTTACGCGGAGCTTCGTGAAATAAAATGGCTATTGGAGCAAGTGGCAATGGCCAATTCGGTGGAAATAAGCGCAGCCCCTCCTCCACCACCAGTGACGCAAAGGAATGCCCCTCCCAATAATGTCAAACTAGATGAaattctaaaggcgatggagacAAAGGCTAGCACAAAAAAGATGCCCATACTGAAGGAGCTGGCGACGAACCATAACGCCTTGCAGGGAGTGCGAGATGAGGAGGTTAACAAGTTCAATAATACCATGCTGGCTGACCAGGACTTTAAATTGTTTACATACTACTGGAAGTTGGAAAATTTCACGAACAGAATTGAAGACCTTTCGACGAGCAGTGTCAATAGTCCTATATTTAGCATCAGAG GCAAATCCCTTCAGCTGAGGTGCACCTTTCATCATTTGAATCGCGAGCTACTGAACCTACAGCTGGGCTATGCCCATGTCCTACCAGGCGATCAGAAGAACATTGTTTTAGATATGGGGGGAATATTCAAGACGATGAAACATTGGACGGACGGCACGCCATTTAAGCACAAAATCTCTATACTGGATCAGAATTACAGCCACCGGAAGGCAAAAGATCTCGGCTCACAGGAGCTGACCAAACTGGAGACGGGCTTTTCCATACCGCACAGTGCACTTCTGGGCAGCACGTACATCAAGCAGAACTCGCTGTTGATACAGATCATATTGTATTTATGA